CCAACTTAAAGATATCAAAGATATTGAAGCGGTAAACGCCATCTATAAAGGTTACTTTGATAGCGACTTGCCAGCACGAACGGTAATCGGGGTATCCGCTATTCCTATGGATGCGTTGATACAAATTGATGCTATTTTATCTAACGCTGAGGGCACACCGCCTGCATCTTAACAGCATCTTTAGACCAAAAAAGAGCAGCATAGTAGAACTATACTGCTCTTTTTATTTATTATTTAACTATATATCTAACGGACTTTGCGCCAAGCTCGTTAGCTGCTGTTTGGCATCATCGGTCAATTGGGTTTTATCTAACTTTAAATAAGCGACCTGCTCTTTTGCCATCACTACCAACTCATCAACGCCATGAATTGCCATCATTTGCTGCGACCAGTCTTGAATATCGACATCTTTGGGTATCGTCACCGTGGTGCTCGATAAATACGGCGGCTGGGCGATAGGTATGATGATCAATAATGCTACCCCCATGATAGCCGCAAGTATACCCCAAGCCAATAGATTAGACTGAGTCAATAGCAGACCACCCATCGCCCCGCCTACAAAGGCACCAAGGAACTGACTGGAAGAATTAAGACCCATCGCTGTCGCTTTATTGGCAACCGGCGCGCGCTTCGATATCCATGAGGGAATGGTGGCCTCAAGTAAATTAAAGCCCATAAAGTAAAATAACAGACCCAAAATAATACCAACACCGACCTGACTACCCAACGCCAAGAGCGCCAAAGAAGCGGCCATTAATACCATCGCGCCCAAGAATACTTGGCGCATTTTGCGCTTCTTTTCAGCGATAATAATAAAAGGAATAGCTACGGCAAAACCGATAAATAATAGGGGCAGATAAACCAAGCCTTGCTGGCGTACCGACAGCCCCATAACGTCGGTTAATTGCTGCGGCAAAATCACAAATATGGCGGTAAGGGTCAAATGTAGCGCAAAAATACCAATATGCAGGCGGTTTAAATCGCCAATTTTGAGCACAGTAGCTA
This sequence is a window from Psychrobacter jeotgali. Protein-coding genes within it:
- a CDS encoding MFS transporter, producing MNSVEKRAILGVGGIFALRMIGLFMIVPVFAVYGDDYAHATPFLIGLAVGIYGLGQAIFQIPMSLAADKFPRKPVILIGLILFALGGIIAANATDIYGVIIGRALAGAGAVSAVLMALLADVTREEMRTKAMATMGLTIATSIMLAFAFGPLMVGSIGMSGLFWLTAGFAVLAMILLWFVPSPLRVLKHNLDNKSIGQQLATVLKIGDLNRLHIGIFALHLTLTAIFVILPQQLTDVMGLSVRQQGLVYLPLLFIGFAVAIPFIIIAEKKRKMRQVFLGAMVLMAASLALLALGSQVGVGIILGLLFYFMGFNLLEATIPSWISKRAPVANKATAMGLNSSSQFLGAFVGGAMGGLLLTQSNLLAWGILAAIMGVALLIIIPIAQPPYLSSTTVTIPKDVDIQDWSQQMMAIHGVDELVVMAKEQVAYLKLDKTQLTDDAKQQLTSLAQSPLDI